The following are encoded together in the Coffea arabica cultivar ET-39 chromosome 1c, Coffea Arabica ET-39 HiFi, whole genome shotgun sequence genome:
- the LOC113728882 gene encoding probable histone H2A.1, producing MEAAGKVKKGAGGRKGGGPKKKPVSRSTKAGLQFPVGRIGRYLKKGRYSERVGTGAPVYMAAVLEYLAAEVLELAGNAARDNKKNRIIPRHVLLAIRNDEELGKLLAGVTIAHGGVLPNINPVLLPKKTDKATKEPTKSPKATKSPSKAAKSPKKAAAA from the exons ATGGAGGCAGCCGGAAAAGTGAAGAAAGGCGCCGGAGGAAGGAAGGGCGGTGGCCCTAAGAAGAAGCCTGTCTCCCGTTCAACTAAGGCCGGTTTGCAATTTCCGGTTGGCAGAATCGGCCGTTACTTGAAGAAAGGTCGTTACTCTGAACGTGTAGGCACTGGAGCTCCGGTCTACATGGCTGCCGTCCTCGAGTACTTGGCTGCTGAG GTGTTGGAATTGGCTGGAAATGCTGCTCGTGACAACAAGAAGAACAGAATCATCCCAAGGCACGTGCTATTGGCTATAAGGAATGATGAAGAGCTTGGAAAATTGCTGGCTGGTGTTACTATAGCACATGGTGGAGTGTTGCCCAATATCAACCCTGTCTTGTTGCCCAAGAAGACTGATAAGGCCACCAAAGAACCTACCAAATCACCCAAGGCCACGAAATCTCCATCCAAAGCTGCCAAATCCCCTAAGAAGGCTGCTGCTGCTTAG